One region of Camelina sativa cultivar DH55 chromosome 6, Cs, whole genome shotgun sequence genomic DNA includes:
- the LOC104699101 gene encoding GDSL esterase/lipase At3g53100 has protein sequence MIGRENARRLFSKGIHILSAGSSDFLQNYYINPLLNILNTPDQFSDILMRSYSEFIQNLYELGARRIGVISLPPMGCLPAAITLFGAGNKSCVERLNNDAVMFNTKLETTTQLLMNRHSGLKLVAFDVYQPFLDIITNPIDNGFFETKRACCGTGTIETSFLCNSLSPGTCVNATGYVFWDGFHPTEAVNELLAGQLLGQGISLIS, from the exons ATGATCGGGAGGGAGAACGCACGCAGGCTATTCTCTAAAGGAATCCACATTTTGAGCGCGGGATCTAGCGACTTTCTTCAGAACTATTACATCAATCCTCTACTCAACATCCTAAATACACCTGATCAGTTCTCTGACATTCTCATGAGATCCTACTCAGAATTCATCCAG AATCTGTATGAACTAGGAGCAAGGAGAATTGGAGTGATATCGTTACCGCCGATGGGTTGCCTGCCTGCAGCTATCACTCTTTTCGGTGCAGGAAACAAAAGTTGTGTCGAGAGACTGAACAACGATGCTGTCATGTTTAACACCAAACTTGAGACCACAACCCAATTATTGATGAATAGACACTCAGGCCTCAAGCTCGTTGCCTTTGATGTCTACCAACCTTTCCTGGACATCATCACCAACCCAATTGACAATG GATTCTTTGAAACAAAAAGGGCATGCTGCGGAACAGGAACAATAGAAACATCGTTCCTATGCAATTCTCTATCCCCCGGAACGTGTGTAAATGCCACAGGATATGTGTTTTGGGATGGATTCCACCCCACAGAGGCTGTAAACGAGCTGTTGGCTGGTCAACTACTGGGTCAAGGGATTTCTCTAATCTCTTGA
- the LOC104791571 gene encoding GDSL esterase/lipase At3g53100-like isoform X1, translating to MQKMRGSGYRVLVLFSCFFCQSRGAIVPALIMFGDSIVDVGNNNNLLSIVKSNFPPYGRDFIDQRPTGRFCNGKLAVDFSAEYLGFSSYPPAFLSREARNENFSIGANFASASSGYYDATSVPFGAISLTRQLSYYRAYQNRVTSMIGRENARRLFSKGIHILSAGSSDFLQNYYINPLLNILNTPDQFSDILMRSYSEFIQNLYELGARRIGVISLPPMGCLPAAITLFGAGNKSCVERLNNDAVMFNTKLETTTQLLMNRHSGLKLVAFDVYQPFLDIITNPIDNGTSLPYANFKSLLTLKP from the exons ATGCAAAAGATGAGAGGTTCAGGGTATAGGGttcttgtcttgttttcttgtttcttctgtcaATCCAGAGGAGCTATTGTTCCTGCACTCATCATGTTCGGTGATTCCATTGTTGACGTTGGCAACAACAATAACTTACTCAGCATTGTCAAATCCAACTTTCCTCCTTATGGCAGAGACTTCATCGACCAAAGACCCACCGGAAGATTCTGCAACGGGAAACTGGCTGTAGATTTCTCGG CTGAGTACCTTGGTTTCTCTTCATACCCACCTGCATTCCTAAGCCGAGAAGCAAGAAACGAGAATTTCTCGATTGGCGCCAACTTTGCATCAGCTTCTTCAGGATACTATGATGCCACGTCTGTTCCATTT GGCGCGATCTCCTTAACACGACAGCTAAGCTATTACAGGGCGTatcaaaacagagtaacaaGCATGATCGGGAGGGAGAACGCACGCAGGCTATTCTCTAAAGGAATCCACATTTTGAGCGCGGGATCTAGCGACTTTCTTCAGAACTATTACATCAATCCTCTACTCAACATCCTAAATACACCTGATCAGTTCTCTGACATTCTCATGAGATCCTACTCAGAATTCATCCAG AATCTGTATGAACTAGGAGCAAGGAGAATTGGAGTGATATCGTTACCGCCGATGGGTTGCCTGCCTGCAGCTATCACTCTTTTCGGTGCAGGAAACAAAAGTTGTGTCGAGAGACTGAACAACGATGCTGTCATGTTTAACACCAAACTTGAGACCACAACCCAATTATTGATGAATAGACACTCAGGCCTCAAGCTCGTTGCCTTTGATGTCTACCAACCTTTCCTGGACATCATCACCAACCCAATTGACAATGGTACGAGCCTGCCATATGCAAATTTTAAATCCTTATTAACCTTGAAACCATGA
- the LOC104791571 gene encoding GDSL esterase/lipase At3g53100-like isoform X2, whose protein sequence is MQKMRGSGYRVLVLFSCFFCQSRGAIVPALIMFGDSIVDVGNNNNLLSIVKSNFPPYGRDFIDQRPTGRFCNGKLAVDFSAEYLGFSSYPPAFLSREARNENFSIGANFASASSGYYDATSVPFGAISLTRQLSYYRAYQNRVTSMIGRENARRLFSKGIHILSAGSSDFLQNYYINPLLNILNTPDQFSDILMRSYSEFIQEQGELE, encoded by the exons ATGCAAAAGATGAGAGGTTCAGGGTATAGGGttcttgtcttgttttcttgtttcttctgtcaATCCAGAGGAGCTATTGTTCCTGCACTCATCATGTTCGGTGATTCCATTGTTGACGTTGGCAACAACAATAACTTACTCAGCATTGTCAAATCCAACTTTCCTCCTTATGGCAGAGACTTCATCGACCAAAGACCCACCGGAAGATTCTGCAACGGGAAACTGGCTGTAGATTTCTCGG CTGAGTACCTTGGTTTCTCTTCATACCCACCTGCATTCCTAAGCCGAGAAGCAAGAAACGAGAATTTCTCGATTGGCGCCAACTTTGCATCAGCTTCTTCAGGATACTATGATGCCACGTCTGTTCCATTT GGCGCGATCTCCTTAACACGACAGCTAAGCTATTACAGGGCGTatcaaaacagagtaacaaGCATGATCGGGAGGGAGAACGCACGCAGGCTATTCTCTAAAGGAATCCACATTTTGAGCGCGGGATCTAGCGACTTTCTTCAGAACTATTACATCAATCCTCTACTCAACATCCTAAATACACCTGATCAGTTCTCTGACATTCTCATGAGATCCTACTCAGAATTCATCCAG GAGCAAGGAGAATTGGAGTGA
- the LOC104791574 gene encoding DEAD-box ATP-dependent RNA helicase 38 — translation MADTVEKVPNVVESSSSSVEAPVIADKTEPTTTEKKKWGDVEDDDEEEAVSELNSLTIKEEEKSDSVLEEPEDSNIKAVVSGDTPYTSASRFEDLNLSPELMKGLYVEMKFEKPSKIQAISLPMIMTPPHKHLIAQAHNGSGKTTCFVLGMLSRVDPTLAEPQALCICPTRELANQNMDVLQRMGKFTGITAELAVPESTRGGPSAPRRGPVTAHVVIGTPGTLKRWMSFKRLGLNHLKILVFDEADHMLATDGFRDDSLKIMKDIGRVNPNFQVLLFSATFNETVKDFVARTVKDPNQLFVKREDLALDSVKQFKVLCPKEENKIEVIKDQIMELGDIGQTIIFVKTKVSATKVHKALAEMGYDVTSVHGNLSEVDRDKIVKEFKDCLTQVLIATDVIARGFDQQRVNLVVNYNLPIKYETGEPDYEVYLHRVGRAGRFGRKGAVFNLMLDDGGDKEVMEKIEKYFGANVKEIKSWNSEEEYKSALKEAGLLDE, via the exons ATGGCGGATACAGTAGAGAAAGTTCCCAACGTTGTTGAGTCATCATCTTCCTCCGTGGAAGCACCTGTTATCGCCGATAAGACTGAGCCCACGACGACGGAGAAGAAAAAGTGGGGCGATGTTGAGGATGATGACGAAGAGGAAGCAGTATCGGAACTCAATTCTTTGACCattaaggaagaagagaaaagtgaTTCTGTGCTTGAAGAACCTGAAGATTCAAACATCAAAGCG gtTGTTTCGGGTGATACACCATATACATCAGCAAGTAGGTTTGAGGATTTGAACTTATCTCCTGAGTTGATGAAAGGCTTGTACGTGGAGATGAAATTCGAAAAGCCTAGCAAGATTCAAGCTATCAGTTTGCCAATGATTATGACTCCTCCTCACAAGCATCTGATTGCTCAGGCACATAACGGATCTGGGAAGACCACTTGTTTCGTTCTTGGAATGTTGTCTCGGGTTGATCCGACACTGGCAGAGCCTCAGGCGCTCTGCATTTGTCCCACTAGAGAATTAGCTAATCAG AATATGGACGTTCTTCAGAGGATGGGGAAGTTTACTGGGATCACTGCAGAATTGGCTGTGCCAGAGTCAACGAGAGGCGGACCATCGGCTCCAAGACGAGGTCCTGTTACTGCTCATGTGGTGATTGGCACCCCTGGAACGCTTAAGAGGTGGATGTCATTCAAGAGACTAGGTCTAAATCATTTGAAGATTCTGGTTTTTGATGAGGCTGACCATATGCTTGCTACG GATGGCTTTAGGGATGATTCCTTGAAGATAATGAAAGACATTGGGAGAGTTAATCCCAATTTCCAG GTTCTACTTTTCTCGGCAACTTTTAACGAAACTGTCAAAGATTTTGTGGCGAGGACAGTCAAGGATCCCAACCAATTGTTTGTCAAAAGAGAGGATCTAGCTTTGGACTCGGTAAAGCAGTTTAAAGTTCTTTGCCCGAAGGAGGAAAACAAGATTGAAGTCATTAAGGATCAGATTATGGAGCTTGGGGATATTGGGCAAACCATTATCTTTGTGAAGACAAAAGTGTCTGCTACTAAGGTGCACAAAGCCCTTGCCGAAATGGGATATGATGTCACCAGTGTCCATGGTAATTTGTCTGAAGTGGACAGGGATAAGATTGTTAAGGAGTTCAAAGACTGCCTTACTCAAGTGCTAATTGCTACTGATGTCATTGCAAGAGGTTTTGACCAACAGCGG GTGAATCTGGTTGTGAATTATAATCTTCCCATTAAATATGAGACCGGAGAGCCAGATTATGAGGTGTACCTTCACAGGGTTGGGAGAGCTGGTCGGTTTGGTCGTAAAG GAGCGGTATTTAACCTGATGTTAGATGATGGGGGGGATAAAGAGGTGATGGAGAAGATCGAGAAGTATTTTGGAGCAAATGTTAAGGAG ATTAAGTCATGGAACTCTGAGGAGGAGTATAAGAGTGCGTTGAAGGAAGCTGGCCTGCTCGACGAGTGA
- the LOC104791573 gene encoding vacuolar protein-sorting-associated protein 37 homolog 1, translating to MFNFWGSKDQQQGQSRPPEASSQSPWYSPSLVSSPSSSRPQTSGQMPAQVSPDEAAGIIVFLKDKSVDELRKLLNDKDAYQQFLLSLEQVKIQNNIKDELRRETLQLARENLEKEPQIMELRNQCRIIRTTELATAQEKLNELERQKEEILKFYSPGSLLHKLQEAMNQVDEESEALQEKFLEKEIDTAAFVQKYKKLRTTYHRRALIHLAAKTSNI from the exons ATGTTCAATTTTTG GGGATCAAAGGATCAACAACAAGGACAGTCTCGTCCTCCTGAAGCTTCTTCACAGTCGCCATGGTACTCTCCTTCTTTAGTCAGTTCGCCAAGTTCATCCCGGCCTCAAACATCTGGTCAGATGCCAGCGCAAGTCTCACCGGATGAAGCAGCTGGCATTATCGTCTTCTTGAAAGACAAAAG CGTGGATGAGCTCAGGAAGCTTCTCAATGACAAAGATGCGTATCAGCAATTTCTGCTCTCTCTTGAACAGGTCAAAATCCAGAACAAT ATCAAAGATGAGCTCCGCAGAGAAACGTTGCAGCTAGCTA GAGAGAACTTGGAGAAAGAGCCACAGATAATGGAACTCAGAAACCAA TGCAGAATTATTCGTACAACTGAGCTCGCAACTGCGCAAGAAAAGCTCAATGAGCTTGAGAGGCAAAAAGAAGAGATCCTCAAATTCTACTCCCCTGGTTCTCTTCTTCATAAACTTCAAG AGGCTATGAATCAGGTGGATGAAGAATCCGAAGCCCTGCAAGAGAAGTTCCTAGAGAAGGAAATTGATACGGCAGCATTTGTGCAGAAATACAAGAAGCTGCGTACTACGTATCATCGACGAGCACTTATTCATCTTGCTGCTAAAACTTCAAAcatttga
- the LOC104791575 gene encoding carotene epsilon-monooxygenase, chloroplastic-like: MESSLFSPSSSSSSYSSSLFTAKPTRPPSSNPKFFSFPIKSSIEKPKPKPKLETNSSKSQSWVSPDWLTSLTRTLSSGKNDDSGIPIASAKLDDVSDLLGGALFLPLYKWMNEYGPIYRLAAGPRNFVVVSDPAIAKHVLRNYPKYAKGLVAEVSEFLFGSGFAIAEGPLWTARRRAVVPSLHKRYLSVIVERVFCKCAERLVEKLQPYAEDGTAVNMEEKFSQLTLDVIGLSLFNYNFXXXXXXXPVVLLIVAQLDSSLIKRLWLLFFFQIDALCKIVPRQVKAEKAVTLIRETVEDLIAKCKEIVEREGERINDEEYVNDADPSILRFLLASREEVSSVQLRDDLLSMLVAGHETTGSVLTWTLYLLSKNSSALAKAQEEVDKVLAGRNPAFEDIKELKYITRCINESMRLYPHPPVLIRRAQVPDILPGNYKVNTGQDIMISVYNIHRSSEVWEKAEEFLPERFELEGAIPNETNTDFKFIPFSGGPRKCVGDQFALMEAIVALAVFLQRLNVELVPDQTISMTTGATIHTTNGLYMKVSRR; this comes from the exons ATGGagtcttctctcttttctccatcttcctcctcctcttcttattcttcttctctcttcactgCAAAACCTACGCGTCCTCCTTCCTCAAACCCCAAATTCTTCTCTTTccccatcaaatcctccatagAGAAAcctaaacccaaacccaaactcGAGACAAATTCTTCGAAATCACAGTCATGGGTCAGCCCAGATTGGCTCACTTCACTCACCCGTACCCTTTCCTCAGGTAAAAACGACGATTCGGGCATACCAATCGCAAGCGCGAAGCTCGACGACGTCTCTGACCTCCTCGGAGGAGCTCTCTTCTTACCTCTTTACAAATGGATGAACGAGTACGGACCCATTTATCGTCTCGCTGCTGGTCCTCGCAATTTCGTGGTCGTGAGTGACCCAGCGATTGCTAAACACGTTTTGAGGAACTATCCTAAGTACGCTAAAGGCTTAGTCGCTGAAGTCTCCGAGTTTTTATTCGGTTCGGGTTTCGCAATCGCTGAAGGACCTCTTTGGACG gCGAGGCGAAGAGCGGTGGTACCGTCTCTTCACAAGAGGTATTTGTCTGTGATTGTGGAGAGAGTGTTCTGTAAATGTGCAGAGAGGCTTGTTGAGAAGTTGCAGCCTTATGCAGAGGACGGTACTGCTGTGAATATGGAAGAGAAGTTCTCTCAGTTGACACTTGATGTTATTGGCTTGTCTCTGTTTAACTACAATTTC NNNNNNNNNNNNNNNNNNNNNCCTGTGGTTTTGTTGATTGTGGCTCAATTGGATTCTAGTTTAATTAAGaggctttggttgttgtttttttttcagattgatGCATTGTGTAAGATAGTACCGAGACAGGTGAAAGCTGAAAAGGCTGTAACTTTGATAAGGGAAACTGTTGAAGACCTTATTGCCAAGTGCAAAGAAATTGTTGAAAGAGAAGGGGAGAGAATCAATGATGAGGAGTATGTAAATGATGCTGACCCTAGTATCCTTCGTTTCTTGCTCGCAAGCAGAGAAgag GTGTCAAGTGTGCAGTTACGAGATGATCTTCTCTCAATGCTTGTAGCGGGTCATGAAACCACTGGATCTGTCCTCACTTGGACACTTTATCTCCTAAGTAAG AACTCATCTGCATTGGCGAAAGCACAAGAAGAAGTAGACAAAGTTTTAGCTGGAAGAAACCCAGCGTTCGAGGATATAAAGGAGTTGAAGTACATTACTCGTTGTATAAACGAGTCAATGCGTCTCTACCCTCATCCTCCT GTCTTGATTAGAAGAGCTCAAGTTCCTGACATTCTTCCTGGGAACTACAAGGTCAATACCGGACAAGACATTATGATTTCAGTCTATAACATCCATCGTTCTTCCGAG GTATGGGAAAAAGCAGAGGAGTTTCTGCCTGAACGATTCGAATTAGAAGGCGCAATCCCTAACGAAACAAACACCGATTTCAA ATTCATACCGTTCAGTGGAGGGCCTAGAAAATGTGTAGGAGATCAGTTTGCATTGATGGAGGCAATTGTGGCACTCGCAGTGTTTCTCCAGAGGCTAAACGTCGAGCTGGTTCCTGATCAGACCATTAGCATGACCACGGGAGCAACCATACACACCACCAAT GGATTGTATATGAAAGTGAGCCGAAGGTAA